The segment CGATACGCAGGGTGAGGTCGTAGCCTTCGTTGACCAGGTCCACGTAGCGGTCGTTCAGGTCCAGCTCCACCTCCAGGCCGGGATGGGCCAGCATGAACTCGTTGAGCGCCGGCGACAGGTACTTGAGCCCGAACGACATGGGCGCCGCCAGCCGAAGCCGCCCGCGCAGCTCGCTCTGCAGGCTGCGAGTGGCCTCCTCGGCCTCGGCCAGGTCACGGAGGATGCGCTGGGTGCGCTCGAAATAGTCGAGGCCCGTCTCGGTCAGGCTGAGGCGCCGGGTGGTGCGATTGAACAGCCGGCATTCCAGGTGCCGTTCCAGCGCACTCATGCGCCGGCTCACCACCGACTTGGCAATGTTCAAGCGCTGCGCGGCCGCCGAGAAGCCACCGGCCTCGACCACGACCACGAACACCCGCATGTCTTCGAACAGGTTCATTTCTGGCTGCCTGTGGGGAGCGATCAGCCTTTATCGCAGTTCAGTCGGGATTGGGCATTGGCATTTGTTAAGGCGCTTTGCGTCCGCAAACGACTTTCTTGCCCTGTGGGAGCGATTTCAATCACCCCCACAAAAGAGAGTGGCCCCTTTAAAGGACCACCACCCTCCCCTCCACCACCCGCACCGGCACCGCCTCCAGCCGGCTGCCTTCGCAGGGGCCTTCGATGCACTGGCCGTCCTCGAAGCGGAACAGGGCGCTGTGGTGGGCGCACATCAGCACCTGGCTGCGATAGGTGCAGAACTCGCCAGGCCGGAAGTCCAGCGGCACCGAGAAATGCGGGCAGCGATTGCGGTAGCCCCACACCTCCCCGCCACGGCGCACCAGTACCAGCGGCAACGCCTTGCCCTCCAGCTCGGCCTCAAGGGCCAGGGCGCCGCCGTCAGAGATGGCCTCCAGAGCGCAGAGCGGATTCATCCGCGCAGCTCCGGATTACCCAGTCCCCAGTTCCAGGGGCGGATCTCGATGTGCTCGAACAGCCCGGCGCGCACGTAGGGGTCGTCGCCGAGAAAGGCCTGCACCTCGGCCAGGCTCATCGCCTCCACCACCAGCAATGTGCCGTTCATGCGGCCATTGCTGTGGTCCAGCGTCGGACCGCCGAGACGCACCACGACCCGGTGCGGATAGGGATTGCGCAGGTGTTCGCGATGGGCCGGACGCACCTGGTTGCGCAGGCTGACCTGGTTCGGCTTGTCGGTGGCGAAGACGGCGAAGTACTGGCTCATCGGGCTTCTCGCTCCAGCACGAAGTCGTAGCTGGCCAGGCGGAAAGCACCGTCGAAGCCGAATCGCGCCGCCAAGGGATGATTCGCCTGACACTGCTGGTAGATCACTTTGAGGGAGTCCTTGACGCCGAACACCACGTCCGTGTCCAGGTACGGATCGTCATGGTTGAACAGGTGGGTGACCAGGGTGCGATGCCCGGGCGCCATGACCAAGAAGTGCAGGTGCGCCGGCCGCCAGGGGTGGCGGTCGCTGGCCTGCAGCAGGCGCCCCACCGGGCCATCGGTGGGAATGGGATAGCTCACCGGCAAGGTGGTGCGAATGGCGAAACACCCTTGCGCGTCGGTGCGATAGCGCCCGCGCAGGTTGGTCAGGGGCTGATCCGGGTCCTGTCCGGAATACATGCCGTTCTCCGCGGTCTGCCAGACATCCAGCACCGCGTTGGCGACGGGTTCGCCCACCGCATCCAGCACCCGCCCCTGCACCAGGACCGGTTCGCCCGGGGTGAAGGCCATGTTCTCGCCGTGGCCACGCTCAGGCATGCCAGCGATATAGAACGGCCCGAATACCGTGGTTTCGGTGGCCGATTCGCAGCCGCGGTGATTGATGGCGTCCACCAGCATGGACAGGCCGATCACATCCGAGAGCAGGATGAATTCCTGACGCACGGCGCCGTCGCACTTCTTGCCGGTATCGGTGAGGAAGCGGATGCCTTCCAGCCATTCCTCCTCGGTCAGTTCCACCTCGCTGGCGAACGCGTGGAGGTGCCGAACCAGGCTCTGCACCACCTGGCGCAGGCGCGGGTTGGGCGTATTGGCGAAGGCGGCAACCGCCTGGGCGGAAATCTTCGCTTCGTCGCTCGGGATGTTGTTCATCTTGTGTTCCCGTAATTCGGTGAGTGCGAGTGGTCTGGGAGTTCCCTCACCCCTGGTCCCTCTCCCAGAGGGAGAGGGGTGAAATTTTCACGCGGGAGGAAGGCCCTGCCAGGCGCGCACGAGCATGGCTTCGATGGCGTCCTGCTCGAACGGGCGCGGGTTGTAGTAGGGGCTGGAGCAGGCGATTACCGCAGTTTCCGCCGGGCCTTCCTCGGGCAGGCCGATCTCGCCCAGGGAGGCGGGGATTCCCAGCTTGCGGTTCAGCGCGAACAGCAGCGGCCCCACTTCCGACGCCTCCTGCCCGCCGAGGGCACGTGCGGCGCGGCGCAAGGGCTCGGCTGCCGCCTCGCGGTTGTAGTGGGCGGCATGGGGCAGCACCACTGCATGGGCCTGGGCATGGGGCAGATTGAAGGTGCCGCCGAGGGTGTGGCAGAGCTTGTGGTGGATGGCCATGCCCACCGAGCCCAGACAGATGCCGGCCAACCAGGCCCCGTAGAGAGCCCGGCTGCGGGATTCGGCGTCTTCCGGGTTGGCGACCACGCCCGGCAGAGACTCGGCCAGGGCGCGGATGGACTCTTCCGCCATCAGCGTGATGATCGGATTGGCGTCCTGGGCGTAGAGCGCCTCCACCGCGTGGGCCATGGCGTTCATGCCGGAGCAGGCGGAAATCGCCGTTGGCAGGCTCAGGGTCAGTTGCGGGTCATAGACCACGGTCTTCGGCAATACGCGGATATCGCGCCCGGTCTTTTTCAGGCGGTTCTCGGTAAGGCCGTAGATGGGGGTCATTTCGGAGCCGGCGTAGGTGGTCGGCACCGCCAGGATCGGCAGGCCGGACTCCAGGGCGATGGCCTTGCCCAGGCCAATGGTGGAGCCACCGCCGATAGCGACGCAGCAGTCGGCACCAAGCCGGGCTGCTTCTTCACGGGCGGCTCGGGCCACTTCCACCGGCACGTGCATCACCGCCTGCGGATAGACGCCGGCGGAGCGCTCGCCGAGTATCGCCGCCACTCGTTCGCCGAGGTGGCGCTGCTCCGGCGTGGTGAGGATCAGCGCGCGGCGGGCGCCGAGCTTGTCCAGTTCCTCGGCCAGGGTTTCCAGCTTGCCCCAGCCGAACACCACGCGGGATGCCAGGCCCTGGTAGATGAATGGATTCATGGTCAACCTCAGCGCTTGAAATGGGGAGGAATCTTCGCGTCCACGTTGACCCACACTGAGCGGGCCTCGGTGTAGTCGTGGATGGCCTCGAAGCCCATCTCGCGGCCATAGCCGGACTGGCCGACACCGCCAAAGGGGCTGCCGGGGCTGACGCGTTTGTAGCAGTTGATCCAGCACATGCCGGCATGGATGTTCGCCGCCATGCGGTGGGCGCGTTGCAAGTCGCGGGTCCAGAGGCCGCTGCCCAGGCCGTACTGGGTGCCGTTGGCGATTGCCAGGGCCTCTTCATCCGTAGAGAAGCGCAACACGGTGACGAAGGGACCGAACACCTCTTCCTGGGCCACACGATGGTCCGGCTGGGCTTCGACCACAGTGGGCTCGATGTAGTAGCCGTCGGCGAGCGCCGGATCGCTGGGCGCCTTGCCGCCAGTAAGAATGCGGCCCCCCTGGGCGCGGGCAATGTCCACGTAGTCCATCACGCGATCACGGTGCTGGGCGGAGGTCAGCGGACCCATTTCGGTGTTCGGGTCCAGCGGGCTGCCAAGGCGAATGGAGCGCGCCAGTCCGATAAAGCGCTCGAGGAATTCATCAGCGATACGCTCGTGCAGGATCAGCCGCGAACCGGCGATGCACGCCTGCCCCTGGTTATGGAAGATCGCCCAGGCAGCCCCATTCACGGCGGCGTCCAGGTTGGCGTCCTCGAAGACGATATTGGCGCCCTTCCCGCCCAGCTCCAGCTGCACGCGCTTGAGGTTGCCCTGGGAGGCCTCGACTATGCGCCGGCCGGTGGCGGTGGAGCCGGTGAAGCAGATCTTGCCCACGTCCTCGTGCTCGGCCAGGCGCTGGCCGGCGGTGTGGCCATAACCCGGCACCACGTTGACCACGCCATCGGGGAAACCGACCTCCTTCATCAGTTCGGCGATGCGCAGGGTGGACAGCGGCGTGATCTCCGACGGTTTGATCACCACCGTGTTGCCGGCGGCGAGCGCCGGGCCCATCTTCCAGCTGGTGAACATCAGCGGAAAGTTCCACGGCACGATCTGGCCGACCACGCCGATCGGCTTGCGCTGCACGTAATTGAGGAAGCCGGCTTCGACCGGGATCACCGCCCCTTCGATCTTGTCGGCCATGCCGCCGAAGTAGCGGAAGCAGGCAGCGGTGCGCGGCACATCCAGGCTGCGGGAGTCGCGAATCGGGTGGCCGGTATCCAGGGACTCCAGCTGCGCCAGTTCTTCGGCCTGCTCCTCGATCCTGTCGGCCAGCTTCAGCAGCAGGCGTCCGCGCTCCGCGCCGGACAGCGCCGCCCAGGCCGGGAAGGCCCGCTTGGCGGCAGCCACGGCCAGGTCCACGTCCTCGGCTTCGGCAGCCGCGATATGGGTGATCAGCGAGCCGTCATGGGGCGACAGGACTGAGAGAGTCCCGCCCTTCAGGGCCGGAACGAAGCGGCCGTCGATGAAGAGTTGGTTCTGCATGGGTAAAGCTCTCCGGGCGCCGCAGGAATCCGGCGGCGGCATTGGGTGGTTGCGGTCGTCCGCGGGTGGATGAGAGCGCGAAGCCGTGGCCGAAGCACCCTCACCCCGGCCCTCTCCCAGAGGGAGAGGGGGCAGTGGGATCAGAACTCCACCGGATACGGCGGCAGCTCGCCGCTCTCATAGCGTTGCGGCAGGTTCGGCGTGGCGTTCTCCCACACCAGCAGCATGGAGCGCTTGGTGGAGTAGCCCTGGTGACGGATGTCCGCGGGCATGGCGCAGATGTCGCCGGGGCGCATGGTGATGCGGGCACGCGGCGCGCCGTCGTCCTTGTCGGCCACGTCCCAGATGATTTCGTCGGAGAGCTGCAGGAACCACTCCACGCGGTCGTTGCCGTGGAACACCGGAAGGATGAATTCCTCGGTGGTCGGGCAGAACAGGCTGGCCTTGCACACCGAGCTGACCGAGGGGTTCCAGGTCACGTCGGAGCGGGACAGGTACTTGTACAGGTTGAAGGCATGCAATTCGCCCTCGAATCCTTCGGCGGCGTGGATTTCCGGCTCGTCCTGGGGCACATCGGCGAACTGGCGGTTCACTGGCAGGTCGTTGCGCAGCGGCGAGTCGCCCGGCAGGCCGGGCATGCGCCGGGTCGCCACGCGAAAGCGCTCGATGGCCTCGATGTTGTCGCCGTTCTTGCGGCCGAAGGCGCTGCCGGTTTCTTCCGGCGCGGCGAAGGGGTCGAAGCCGGCGTTGGTCCAGTCACGCAGGATGGCCTTGAAGGTCGCCATGATCTTCGGCGTTTCGAACTGCTCGGTGTAGTCGACACCCGCCTCGCGCAGCACGCCGTTGAAGGTGCCGGCGTAGAGGTCGACCTTGCCGTAGTGGTTGCGGGTGCCGATCACCTCGTCGAAGTTCACCCAGCCGTAGAAGAAGCCCCAGGCCACATCGCGCATGGTGGCGCGCAGGAAGGCATCGGCGGGGATCAGGTGGGAGCGCGTCTGGCCCTTGGCCGGCCACTGGATGCGCACGAAGTATTCGTCGCGGGAAAGGGTGAAGGCTCCCAGCTTGAAGTTGCGGTAGCCGGTAATGGAATCAGGCAGGCTGGCTTCGACTTCATCGGCGGCGAAGCTGGCGGAGGTGTCGAGGGTTTCGAGCATGGCCATGGTGGATGTCCTCTTGTTCAGGTCGTCGGTCGGGGCTGTCACTTCAGGCAGATGTCTGCCCACTTCTCCACCGACAGCGGTCCCTTGATGGTCTGCTGCAGGAGCACGGAAGGCTGAGCGCTCTCGAAACGGTAGGCGCAGCCGGCCGGCAACAGGGCCTGGTGACCGCGCTTGAGCAGGACGTAACCCATCGGGCGGCCCTTGGGCTGCTCACCGGCCAGGCGAGTCCCTTCGCCCTCGACCAGCGGCTCGTCCAGCTTGAGGAAATCCACCCGCACTTCGCCGTCCACCGAGATGGCGAATTCGTCGTGGGCGGCGGTGTACCAGGGCGAGGCGCCCTCGGCACGCAGGGTCTCGATGACGTAGCCGAGGTTCAGGCCGACCACCACCTTTTCATAAGGTGCGGAGCGGCTGGCGACGTCGAAGATGTTGGAGAAGGCGTAGTGGCGGGCTTCGCCCTGGATGATCTCGATCGACCCCATGCGATGGTCGTCGAGCGAGCCGAAGACGGTACGGTACGCGGCAGTGCTCATCTCATTCACCGTTTGTTGTTGTAGTGGGTGAGTGAACGTTACGAGCGGCATCGGCAACCAACAATTCCAGGGCAGGCGACAACAGTGTTTGCAAAACGCGAACAGTGACGCAGAGGCCCTGGCACGGCACTTTCGAGCAGGACAGCGAGCTCAGCTGCGCAAGAAAAGATGTGCCAGGAGCAGCGATGGAGGGACTCTATCGCGCAAATTAATCTAATTTATCGATTATACCAGTTCATGGAAAAGGTCTTTCCACTCGGCGCAACAACGCCGAAAAACAAACTATATCTCTTTGTTTTTATTAGAATTCTCACAACTATTATCGACGTCGATGGTAACCATC is part of the Pseudomonas lalkuanensis genome and harbors:
- a CDS encoding Rieske (2Fe-2S) protein, giving the protein MNPLCALEAISDGGALALEAELEGKALPLVLVRRGGEVWGYRNRCPHFSVPLDFRPGEFCTYRSQVLMCAHHSALFRFEDGQCIEGPCEGSRLEAVPVRVVEGRVVVL
- a CDS encoding YciI family protein — protein: MSQYFAVFATDKPNQVSLRNQVRPAHREHLRNPYPHRVVVRLGGPTLDHSNGRMNGTLLVVEAMSLAEVQAFLGDDPYVRAGLFEHIEIRPWNWGLGNPELRG
- a CDS encoding intradiol ring-cleavage dioxygenase, encoding MNNIPSDEAKISAQAVAAFANTPNPRLRQVVQSLVRHLHAFASEVELTEEEWLEGIRFLTDTGKKCDGAVRQEFILLSDVIGLSMLVDAINHRGCESATETTVFGPFYIAGMPERGHGENMAFTPGEPVLVQGRVLDAVGEPVANAVLDVWQTAENGMYSGQDPDQPLTNLRGRYRTDAQGCFAIRTTLPVSYPIPTDGPVGRLLQASDRHPWRPAHLHFLVMAPGHRTLVTHLFNHDDPYLDTDVVFGVKDSLKVIYQQCQANHPLAARFGFDGAFRLASYDFVLEREAR
- a CDS encoding maleylacetate reductase yields the protein MNPFIYQGLASRVVFGWGKLETLAEELDKLGARRALILTTPEQRHLGERVAAILGERSAGVYPQAVMHVPVEVARAAREEAARLGADCCVAIGGGSTIGLGKAIALESGLPILAVPTTYAGSEMTPIYGLTENRLKKTGRDIRVLPKTVVYDPQLTLSLPTAISACSGMNAMAHAVEALYAQDANPIITLMAEESIRALAESLPGVVANPEDAESRSRALYGAWLAGICLGSVGMAIHHKLCHTLGGTFNLPHAQAHAVVLPHAAHYNREAAAEPLRRAARALGGQEASEVGPLLFALNRKLGIPASLGEIGLPEEGPAETAVIACSSPYYNPRPFEQDAIEAMLVRAWQGLPPA
- a CDS encoding aldehyde dehydrogenase family protein — protein: MQNQLFIDGRFVPALKGGTLSVLSPHDGSLITHIAAAEAEDVDLAVAAAKRAFPAWAALSGAERGRLLLKLADRIEEQAEELAQLESLDTGHPIRDSRSLDVPRTAACFRYFGGMADKIEGAVIPVEAGFLNYVQRKPIGVVGQIVPWNFPLMFTSWKMGPALAAGNTVVIKPSEITPLSTLRIAELMKEVGFPDGVVNVVPGYGHTAGQRLAEHEDVGKICFTGSTATGRRIVEASQGNLKRVQLELGGKGANIVFEDANLDAAVNGAAWAIFHNQGQACIAGSRLILHERIADEFLERFIGLARSIRLGSPLDPNTEMGPLTSAQHRDRVMDYVDIARAQGGRILTGGKAPSDPALADGYYIEPTVVEAQPDHRVAQEEVFGPFVTVLRFSTDEEALAIANGTQYGLGSGLWTRDLQRAHRMAANIHAGMCWINCYKRVSPGSPFGGVGQSGYGREMGFEAIHDYTEARSVWVNVDAKIPPHFKR
- a CDS encoding hydroxyquinol 1,2-dioxygenase, yielding MAMLETLDTSASFAADEVEASLPDSITGYRNFKLGAFTLSRDEYFVRIQWPAKGQTRSHLIPADAFLRATMRDVAWGFFYGWVNFDEVIGTRNHYGKVDLYAGTFNGVLREAGVDYTEQFETPKIMATFKAILRDWTNAGFDPFAAPEETGSAFGRKNGDNIEAIERFRVATRRMPGLPGDSPLRNDLPVNRQFADVPQDEPEIHAAEGFEGELHAFNLYKYLSRSDVTWNPSVSSVCKASLFCPTTEEFILPVFHGNDRVEWFLQLSDEIIWDVADKDDGAPRARITMRPGDICAMPADIRHQGYSTKRSMLLVWENATPNLPQRYESGELPPYPVEF
- a CDS encoding cupin domain-containing protein, producing MSTAAYRTVFGSLDDHRMGSIEIIQGEARHYAFSNIFDVASRSAPYEKVVVGLNLGYVIETLRAEGASPWYTAAHDEFAISVDGEVRVDFLKLDEPLVEGEGTRLAGEQPKGRPMGYVLLKRGHQALLPAGCAYRFESAQPSVLLQQTIKGPLSVEKWADICLK